A single region of the Pseudalkalibacillus berkeleyi genome encodes:
- a CDS encoding DUF1128 domain-containing protein encodes MKSHENMAYMLDQIKKQLQVVNTGVMRSDDFNLEQYEDLKDLYDFVMKKSHFSVNETEGIIEELSELRKSK; translated from the coding sequence GTGAAGAGCCATGAAAATATGGCATATATGCTAGATCAAATCAAAAAACAATTGCAAGTTGTCAACACAGGGGTAATGCGGTCTGATGACTTTAATCTTGAACAATATGAGGACTTGAAGGATTTGTATGATTTTGTGATGAAAAAGAGTCACTTCAGCGTTAACGAAACAGAAGGAATTATTGAGGAGTTAA